The Bos taurus isolate L1 Dominette 01449 registration number 42190680 breed Hereford chromosome 13, ARS-UCD2.0, whole genome shotgun sequence genome contains a region encoding:
- the EDN3 gene encoding endothelin-3 isoform X1 yields the protein MELGLCFLFGLAVTSAAGWVPHPQSGDAGRSSMPRAPSAATSEGDTKETVATMAARGPSPRSPWREQGPSQFGKQGAEGVPVHHRARRCTCFTYKDRECVYYCHLDIIWINTPERTAPYGLSSYRGSGSRGRRSAGQFPQSPQPVKGTLRCACTESDDDACLQFCTWSLAARGRTAPYGLSSYRGSGSRGRRSAGQFPQSPQPVKGTLRCACTESDDDACLQFCTWSLAARGNSRSAETSDKEVGKQTGGALGGVRPRSS from the exons ATGGAGCTGGGGCTGTGCTTCCTTTTCGGGCTCGCTGTGACCTCCGCCGCAG GATGGGTGCCTCACCCCCAGTCTGGGGATGCTGGCAGGAGCAGCATGCCCCGGGCCCCCTCTGCAGCCACATCGGAGGGGGACACCAAGGAGACTGTGGCCACCATGGCAGCCCGGGGTCCAAGCCCCAGAAGCCCTTGGCGGGAGCAGGGACCAAGTCAGTTCGGGAAGCAGGGGGCCGAGGGGGTCCCTGTGCACCACCGAGCCCGGCGCTGCACATGTTTTACCTACAAGGACAGAGAGTGCGTCTACTACTGCCATCTGGACATCATCTGGATCAACACCCCTGA ACGGACTGCGCCCTATGGACTGTCCAGCTACAGAGGCAGCGGAAGCAGGGGCAGGAGGTCGGCTGGGCAGTTCCCACAGAGCCCACAGCCGGTGAAGGGGACGCTGCGCTGCGCCTGCACGGAGAGCGATGACGACGCCTGCTTGCAGTTCTGCACCTGGTCCCTGGCTGCCCGCGG ACGGACTGCGCCCTATGGACTGTCCAGCTACAGAGGCAGCGGAAGCAGGGGCAGGAGGTCGGCTGGGCAGTTCCCACAGAGCCCACAGCCGGTGAAGGGGACGCTGCGCTGCGCCTGCACGGAGAGCGATGACGACGCCTGCTTGCAGTTCTGCACCTGGTCCCTGGCTGCCCGCGG GAATTCAAGGTCAGCAGAAACATCTGACAAAGAAGTGGGAAAGCAGACTGGTGGTGCCCTGGGGGGCGTGCGTCCGAGGAG caGCTGA
- the EDN3 gene encoding endothelin-3 precursor, with the protein MELGLCFLFGLAVTSAAGWVPHPQSGDAGRSSMPRAPSAATSEGDTKETVATMAARGPSPRSPWREQGPSQFGKQGAEGVPVHHRARRCTCFTYKDRECVYYCHLDIIWINTPERTAPYGLSSYRGSGSRGRRSAGQFPQSPQPVKGTLRCACTESDDDACLQFCTWSLAARGRTAPYGLSSYRGSGSRGRRSAGQFPQSPQPVKGTLRCACTESDDDACLQFCTWSLAARGNSRSAETSDKEVGKQTGGALGGVRPRSCALVATLRLLSS; encoded by the exons ATGGAGCTGGGGCTGTGCTTCCTTTTCGGGCTCGCTGTGACCTCCGCCGCAG GATGGGTGCCTCACCCCCAGTCTGGGGATGCTGGCAGGAGCAGCATGCCCCGGGCCCCCTCTGCAGCCACATCGGAGGGGGACACCAAGGAGACTGTGGCCACCATGGCAGCCCGGGGTCCAAGCCCCAGAAGCCCTTGGCGGGAGCAGGGACCAAGTCAGTTCGGGAAGCAGGGGGCCGAGGGGGTCCCTGTGCACCACCGAGCCCGGCGCTGCACATGTTTTACCTACAAGGACAGAGAGTGCGTCTACTACTGCCATCTGGACATCATCTGGATCAACACCCCTGA ACGGACTGCGCCCTATGGACTGTCCAGCTACAGAGGCAGCGGAAGCAGGGGCAGGAGGTCGGCTGGGCAGTTCCCACAGAGCCCACAGCCGGTGAAGGGGACGCTGCGCTGCGCCTGCACGGAGAGCGATGACGACGCCTGCTTGCAGTTCTGCACCTGGTCCCTGGCTGCCCGCGG ACGGACTGCGCCCTATGGACTGTCCAGCTACAGAGGCAGCGGAAGCAGGGGCAGGAGGTCGGCTGGGCAGTTCCCACAGAGCCCACAGCCGGTGAAGGGGACGCTGCGCTGCGCCTGCACGGAGAGCGATGACGACGCCTGCTTGCAGTTCTGCACCTGGTCCCTGGCTGCCCGCGG GAATTCAAGGTCAGCAGAAACATCTGACAAAGAAGTGGGAAAGCAGACTGGTGGTGCCCTGGGGGGCGTGCGTCCGAGGAG CTGCGCTCTAGTGGCTACGCTGAGATTACTGAGCAGCTGA